In Hymenobacter aquaticus, a single window of DNA contains:
- a CDS encoding S1C family serine protease, whose protein sequence is MKTEADYYALFEAYRNGELAVAARADLERRLAADPDFAQSFADFSTLADTLHGYGERLATRRKLHAIQADMDAEQAVRLEGETLETGNPLMPQVYISPVERKLREFWGAHRATAMVAASVAVLAVFATLLGLEWWRTAQQRPSLYGYTVLRREVERIKQTQKAMNRAINQIDGTKPEGELNPGKFSGTGFALTADGYLVTSYHVIQGADSLLIESRDRQRFRAQPVFTDIAHDLAILRITDRKFNGFGRLPYSFKRGTADLGEKVFTLGYPREDVVFGEGSLSARSGFEGDTAFYQISIPVNPGNSGGPLLDDHGNLIGIISGRQMDMQSAAFATKSSYLMRLVDSLSAAGTTQPYNVPRTSQMTGTSRRQQIRKLQDYVFVVKVYE, encoded by the coding sequence ATGAAAACGGAAGCCGACTATTACGCTTTATTCGAAGCCTACCGCAACGGGGAGTTAGCGGTGGCGGCGCGCGCCGACCTGGAACGCCGCCTGGCCGCCGACCCGGACTTTGCCCAGAGCTTCGCCGATTTCTCGACCCTGGCGGATACGCTGCACGGCTACGGCGAGCGGCTGGCGACCCGCCGCAAGCTGCACGCTATTCAGGCCGACATGGATGCCGAGCAGGCCGTGCGGCTGGAGGGAGAAACGCTGGAGACGGGCAACCCACTCATGCCGCAGGTATATATTTCGCCCGTCGAGCGCAAGCTGCGGGAGTTCTGGGGCGCACACCGGGCCACGGCTATGGTAGCGGCTTCGGTGGCCGTGCTGGCCGTGTTTGCCACGCTGCTCGGCCTGGAGTGGTGGCGCACCGCCCAGCAGCGGCCTTCGCTGTATGGCTACACCGTGCTGCGGCGCGAGGTAGAGCGCATCAAGCAAACGCAGAAGGCCATGAACCGGGCCATCAACCAGATTGACGGCACCAAGCCCGAGGGCGAGCTGAATCCCGGCAAATTCAGCGGGACGGGCTTTGCGCTCACCGCCGACGGCTACCTGGTAACCAGCTACCACGTGATTCAGGGCGCCGACTCGCTGCTGATCGAGAGCCGGGACCGGCAGCGCTTCCGCGCCCAGCCCGTGTTCACCGACATTGCCCACGACCTGGCTATCCTGCGCATCACCGACCGCAAGTTCAACGGTTTTGGCCGCCTGCCCTACTCCTTCAAGCGCGGCACGGCCGACCTGGGGGAAAAGGTATTCACGCTGGGCTACCCGCGCGAGGATGTGGTGTTTGGGGAAGGCTCGCTGAGTGCCCGCTCGGGCTTCGAGGGCGACACGGCGTTCTACCAGATTTCTATTCCGGTAAACCCCGGCAACAGCGGCGGACCGCTGCTGGACGACCACGGCAACCTGATTGGCATTATCAGCGGCCGGCAGATGGACATGCAGAGCGCCGCCTTTGCCACCAAATCGTCGTACCTGATGCGCTTGGTTGACTCGCTCTCGGCCGCCGGCACCACGCAACCCTACAACGTGCCCCGCACCAGCCAGATGACCGGCACGTCGCGGCGGCAGCAGATCCGCAAGCTACAGGACTACGTATTTGTGGTGAAAGTGTACGAATAG
- a CDS encoding T9SS type A sorting domain-containing protein has translation MQAICTIPSGRAAWQRWQKSFWTLAGGLLLSTSLLAQTTPPAFPRNEPFKGSTAPNFTFGGVAHLTGTGGTADPIGSGYLRLTDAANNQAGYAIDNVGFPSSAGFTISFEFFSYGGTNPGADGFSVFLVDASQPASGFRIGASGGSLGYAQKTVSPVADGVSRGYIGIGIDEFGNYSNGAEGRSGGSASLDASGKVPNGIAIRGAGDGSAATDYPYLTGTQPGTLDFSLDVATARAQSGSDDYRRAFIDVVPTTVGSETTYRISVRIQHGNSIRTAIDNFIVPTPPPNLRLGFSGSTGGSTNIHEIRNLNIVQVPFANTDVASTLYNAPLTIPVLNNDVAPGSSIDLASVDLDPNTAGIQTSFTVAGKGRFVVGSDGIVTFTPSGTFAGQVVIPYTMRSILGEDYTSSPANIRVTVQGADVAATINGPVSTLRGATVTYSMTTANQGVTTALNVVPKLRLPANLAPLSVVAPNGTYDAASGWVTFSTIASLPNSAVPIVNTATFPVPASEPATMTGWASAASTVVPDPTPDNNSASLNTAVGAPLPVELSAFTAKPEQADAVLAWTTASEKNNDRFEVERSLNATDFQHVVTVSGHGSTATASRYQYRDAQVAHLSRQPIYYRLRQVDTDGRTSYSPVRTVQFAGVAKLAVSVYPNPSTGTATLDLTGLPAGECTVQLTDLTGRVLQQFTAAGAQEQPLNLQQLAPGAYLLQVRGQAGPLVFPVVRH, from the coding sequence ATGCAAGCAATTTGTACTATTCCATCTGGCCGCGCTGCCTGGCAGCGGTGGCAGAAAAGCTTCTGGACGCTGGCCGGCGGTCTGCTGCTTTCCACCTCCCTTCTGGCGCAGACCACGCCCCCGGCGTTTCCGCGCAACGAACCGTTTAAGGGCAGCACCGCCCCGAACTTCACCTTCGGCGGCGTGGCTCACCTCACCGGCACCGGCGGCACCGCCGACCCAATCGGCAGCGGCTACCTGCGCCTCACCGACGCGGCCAACAACCAGGCCGGCTACGCCATCGACAACGTGGGCTTTCCCTCGTCGGCGGGCTTCACCATCTCGTTCGAATTCTTCTCCTACGGGGGCACCAACCCTGGCGCCGACGGCTTCAGCGTGTTTCTGGTCGATGCCAGCCAGCCGGCTTCGGGCTTCCGCATCGGGGCTTCGGGCGGCTCCCTGGGCTACGCCCAGAAAACCGTGTCCCCCGTGGCCGATGGGGTTTCCCGGGGCTACATCGGCATTGGCATCGACGAGTTTGGCAACTATTCCAACGGCGCCGAAGGCCGCTCGGGCGGTAGCGCCTCCCTCGACGCCTCGGGCAAAGTGCCCAACGGCATTGCCATCCGCGGGGCCGGCGACGGTTCGGCGGCCACCGACTACCCCTACCTGACCGGCACCCAGCCCGGCACCCTCGACTTTTCGCTCGACGTGGCTACGGCCCGGGCTCAGTCCGGCTCCGACGACTACCGTCGCGCCTTCATCGACGTGGTGCCGACCACCGTGGGCTCCGAAACCACCTACCGCATCTCGGTGCGCATTCAGCACGGCAACTCGATCCGGACGGCCATCGACAACTTCATCGTGCCCACGCCGCCGCCCAACCTGCGGCTGGGCTTTTCGGGCTCGACGGGCGGCAGCACCAACATTCACGAAATCCGCAACCTGAACATCGTGCAGGTGCCTTTCGCCAATACCGACGTCGCCAGCACCCTGTACAATGCGCCCCTGACGATTCCGGTGCTCAACAACGACGTGGCCCCCGGCAGCAGCATCGACCTGGCCTCCGTGGACCTCGACCCCAACACGGCCGGCATTCAAACCAGCTTCACGGTGGCCGGCAAAGGCCGGTTCGTGGTCGGTTCCGACGGCATCGTTACGTTCACGCCTTCCGGCACCTTCGCCGGCCAGGTTGTAATTCCGTACACGATGCGCTCCATTCTGGGCGAAGACTACACCTCCAGCCCGGCTAACATCCGCGTAACGGTGCAGGGCGCCGACGTTGCCGCGACCATCAACGGGCCGGTATCGACCCTGCGCGGGGCTACCGTTACGTACTCGATGACGACGGCCAACCAGGGCGTAACCACGGCCCTGAACGTGGTGCCCAAGCTGCGCCTGCCCGCCAATCTGGCCCCCCTGTCCGTGGTAGCACCCAACGGCACCTACGACGCGGCCAGCGGCTGGGTCACGTTTTCGACCATTGCCTCCCTGCCCAACAGCGCGGTGCCCATCGTGAATACGGCCACTTTCCCGGTGCCCGCCTCCGAGCCCGCGACGATGACCGGCTGGGCCTCGGCCGCCTCCACCGTAGTGCCCGACCCCACGCCGGATAACAACAGCGCCTCGCTCAACACGGCGGTGGGCGCGCCGCTGCCCGTCGAGCTGTCGGCCTTCACCGCGAAGCCCGAGCAAGCCGACGCGGTGCTGGCCTGGACGACGGCCTCGGAGAAGAACAACGACCGTTTCGAGGTGGAGCGCTCCTTGAATGCCACCGATTTCCAGCACGTTGTCACCGTTTCCGGCCACGGCTCCACGGCTACGGCATCGCGCTACCAGTACCGCGACGCGCAGGTGGCCCACCTGTCGCGCCAGCCCATCTACTACCGTCTGCGCCAGGTAGATACTGACGGCCGTACTTCCTACAGCCCCGTCCGGACGGTGCAGTTTGCCGGGGTGGCCAAGCTCGCCGTTTCGGTGTATCCCAACCCCAGCACCGGCACCGCCACGCTCGATCTGACCGGCTTGCCCGCCGGCGAGTGTACCGTGCAGCTCACCGACCTCACCGGCCGGGTACTGCAACAGTTTACCGCCGCCGGGGCCCAGGAGCAGCCCCTAAACCTGCAACAGCTGGCCCCCGGCGCTTACCTGTTGCAGGTGCGCGGCCAGGCTGGGCCGCTGGTATTCCCCGTGGTGCGTCACTAA
- a CDS encoding SOS response-associated peptidase: MCGRYTFTTPVPVIEERFDARFSDALPPTYNAAPSQQLPIITNTEPGQIQLFRWGLVPGWVKDVKAAPKPINARAETLPEKPSFRQLLQRRRCLVLADSFYEWQQTAPAGKGPKTPHRILLRNEQPFAFAGLWDEWVDRTSGEVVPTFTIITTEPNELMSQLHNRMPVILPDRQAELTWLDDAQSTAAHQALLRPYASNLMQEYVVSTLVNSPANNDPAVLAPAA; the protein is encoded by the coding sequence ATGTGCGGCCGCTACACCTTCACTACTCCGGTTCCCGTCATTGAGGAGCGCTTCGACGCCCGGTTCTCCGACGCCCTGCCGCCCACTTACAATGCCGCTCCGTCCCAACAGCTGCCCATTATTACCAACACCGAGCCGGGTCAGATTCAGCTGTTTCGGTGGGGGCTGGTGCCGGGCTGGGTCAAGGATGTGAAAGCCGCGCCCAAGCCCATCAATGCCCGCGCCGAAACCCTGCCCGAGAAGCCGTCTTTCCGGCAGCTGCTGCAGCGGCGGCGCTGCCTGGTGCTAGCCGACAGCTTCTACGAGTGGCAGCAAACCGCTCCGGCTGGCAAAGGTCCTAAAACGCCCCACCGGATTCTGCTGCGCAACGAGCAGCCCTTCGCCTTTGCGGGCCTCTGGGACGAGTGGGTCGACCGGACTTCCGGCGAGGTAGTGCCCACGTTCACCATCATTACCACCGAGCCCAATGAGTTGATGAGCCAGCTGCACAACCGCATGCCCGTCATTCTGCCGGACCGGCAGGCCGAGCTAACCTGGCTCGACGACGCGCAATCGACGGCCGCGCACCAAGCGTTGCTGCGGCCTTACGCGTCTAATCTGATGCAGGAGTACGTGGTAAGCACGCTAGTCAACTCGCCGGCCAACAATGACCCGGCGGTGCTGGCGCCGGCGGCTTAG
- a CDS encoding RNA polymerase sigma factor produces the protein MGKGIPTYTDEEFVAAIRRGDDRALAQLYRLHLPMVSHYVLQNSGTEDEAKDVYQEGVMVFYEKVREGSLELSCQIKTYLYAVCRRLWLKRLAEKTRFGGRLDDHEPYLETGAEADLALAEERDKRFATMSEALERVGEPCRSLLEGFYLLDKSMQQLTAEFGYTNADNAKNQKYKCLVRLKKLFFAHYKEEESF, from the coding sequence ATGGGTAAGGGCATTCCTACCTACACCGATGAGGAGTTCGTGGCGGCTATCCGCCGCGGCGACGACCGGGCGCTGGCGCAGCTCTACCGCTTGCACCTTCCCATGGTCTCGCACTATGTTCTGCAGAATAGTGGAACGGAAGACGAGGCCAAGGATGTGTATCAGGAGGGCGTGATGGTGTTCTATGAAAAGGTACGGGAAGGCTCCCTGGAGCTGAGCTGCCAGATCAAGACCTATCTCTACGCCGTGTGCCGCCGGCTGTGGCTTAAGCGGCTCGCCGAGAAAACCCGCTTCGGCGGCCGCCTCGACGACCACGAGCCCTACCTCGAAACCGGCGCCGAGGCCGACCTGGCTCTGGCCGAGGAGCGCGACAAGCGCTTCGCGACGATGAGCGAGGCCCTGGAGCGCGTGGGAGAGCCCTGCCGCTCGCTTTTAGAAGGTTTTTACCTGCTGGATAAGTCTATGCAGCAGCTTACGGCGGAGTTTGGCTATACCAACGCCGACAACGCCAAGAATCAGAAATACAAGTGCCTGGTGCGCCTGAAGAAGTTGTTTTTCGCCCATTACAAGGAGGAAGAATCATTTTAG